TTTGAATTTCCCATCTTTTAGTGGCATTGAGAGTCCCCTTCCTCTGTGATGAGACAGGGAGACCAGAAGCTCCCAATCATCTCTCTGCTGACCCTTCATTATTTATGGATCTTCTTTTCCTGtcctctctcctccatcccaTCTAAGGTAACAATCCCTGGCTTTCCAAGCTGTCTCTGTACAAGAGCTTTTCCAGCTCCTGGATAATTCTTGTCCTTTTCTGCACACAGGATCCTGGTGCAGCCATCCTGTTCCCTATGCGCCTCCAGCACCGGTTTTCTTTGTGTGCCCACGACTGCccactgagctgccagcagatGTGCCCTGGGCCCCCGTCCTGCACTTGTACAGGTCATGTCGATCCCTGTAAGGAGAAGGACAAACTGATTGTCGAGAACTGTCAAGAAACCCACACTGGTAGCAATGAGCCTCCCCAACCATTGTGTTGGCTCTCCCCAATATTGATTAGCCAGGATTTCCTTTTGCAGATTAGCCCCTGCCCACACTTCCTGCCCCGTCACATCCTGCCCgtccacagccctgccccacaggcaAAGCCTGGGCTCCACCTCAGCTAGGAGGAAGCACACGCAGCCAGCGCTGGACCTGGTGCTaggccaggggctgggagggcagggaggcgGTTCTGCCCAGGGAGGGGCTGATGGTGCTCTGCGGGAGCTATTGCTGAACAATCCCTCATTGCTGCGAGATGGCTTACGTTGAAAAGCTGGTACAGGAGACAGATGCAGGCCGGTGTGTGGGCATCCAGATAATCAACAACACCAGAGACATGACCCTCGAGAACCCCAGGTGAGCAGGTTCCCATAGCCCCGTCCACGCGGCTTCCCAAGTCAGCCTGTGGCTGGTGTCTAGACAGATGTGCCAGGGTGTGGGGTATGTGTCTGCTACTgaatatctgtctgtctgtctatccatccccatacacctcatctatctatctatccattcCTGTATATTATGTCAGTGCTGTATGTCCCATTGGGTCCCCACAAATCCCCCTGCCCTCTGGGTTATATTTAAAGTTTCTATCCCTGCAGGGGCACAAGATTGTATTCGACCTTCAAGCCAGGATATTTTGTGTGTCCAGGACTGAGGGTATTTTAGGGggcaaaacactttttttcaggGTGGGGAGAAACATTTCCCTGGGCAGTTGATTTGAGAGGAAACGGCTGTTGGAAGCCACCTGGGAGGTTGGAGAGTAAGTCCCAGGGAGATGGACTGGGGGCAGATGACATGGCAATAGGCCTGTGATTAATTGTAAAGGTGTTCAGTGTATTTAGTTCaccacctccacacacacacgtacattaCCTACATGCTTACCTACACAGGTACATGTGTACTTACACACTCATATGCAGCTGTATGAGATGTCCGTCTGACTGTGTGTGGCCTCTATGCTGTAGTTAATAACAATGTGCATGACCACGTAACATTTTATCAGCTATGAACCAGTACCACCTTGTGCATTGGTCATGCAGAAAGACCCATCTGccctgggggctggcccaggtggGGCTGCATTCCCTTGTCCGGTGACTTGGGTGTCCCCTCTGCAGAAGAGCGGCCAGGCTGTGACCCACCCCAGGCCCTAGGGTCAGGGTTCCTCTGCTGCTGGGACGcagttattaattattgttaggGATGTTGTGTAATGAAGGACCCCTGTGGTGTTTTCCTCCAGGACTTACTGTTTCAGCGGCAGTGCCATGATAGACCCTGTGCCCCAGATCCCCCCCGGCTCCTCGGAGAGCTTCCTGTTTAAGAAAACAAGCTACACGGCCCGCGGGAGCGTCGGGGTGCTGAGCTACGAATCCGCTGCCTTCACCCTGGCCATcatgttctccaaccccttcgaCCGCTTCCTCTACAGCATTGAGTTTGCCATTGAGCTCTTCGCTGGCAGGACACACTTCCACAACATGGAGCGCCTCTACCATTATATGTACGGCCACAACCCTCCTTATAAGTGCGAGTCCTTCCAGAAAACGATGCTCACTGATGACCAGGACGGCCAGCTGGAGGTGACCAACCAGGAGATCCAGGTGAAGGCCACCATGTCCAACAAGAAGAAGTCCATCATTAAAGTGCAGATCGAGCAGGGAGACCGCTGCCCATCCGATGCTGCCCACTCAGCCAGCCTGGAGAGCACACAGAATTGACCTAGTGTGACAGACGAGGGGGGCGTGGCTGGGAACGCCAGGAAACAGTGACTGTCTTTCCCAGCCCATGTGCACAGACACGGGCTCGCTCTGCTTGCACTCGCCCCAGTGTGGCCACAGAGGCCTGTGCTGCAGGAGGAGCCAGCCACCCCTGGGTGTGTGGCCTGAGCCGCTGCCCCGGACTCAGGGGCTGCACTGCTGCGTTTAGCGTGCTAGCgcgtgtctgtctacccaggctgggaggcatcCTTCCAGCTGCCTGGGGACGTACCTGCAGGATAGCTCAGGTGAGCGTGGCTTTGTGGCCGTGGCCCTGGCCCTGTCTGTAGGGTGAGGCGGCCCCAAACAGAGATCCCAAGTCACCCGTTCTGGCTGCCTTCGCCCAGCCAGATCACTAAATTGTGAGGCCCAAAGGCCTATTGTGACCATCCAGTCCGACCTGGGAACAGCACTGGGCACTCCCTGCCCCGAGCCCAACAGCTGGGGACTGAAGATGAGAGGCAGCCAATCTCTGTGTAGAGCCGGTCACCCTTCTTTTGGTTGTGGCCCAGAATGCTCCTTTGCCGTGAGCCCTTGGGGCAAAACAAGGCTTCCAGAAGACCCACAAAGAGAAATATCTGCTGCCTATTTAAAGTTGGgttaaaaataaagggaatatTTTCACTTCCTGCTGCAGGGTCATTCCTCCAGGAGCCTATCAAGGTTTTGTTGCTATGGTTctaaaggggtggggggattccTTCCTTATTTTTTAAGCTTAGAAATAACAGGGGTCTCAAGACTTGTCTGTCCTGCTGTTGCTGGAGAGTGGGCTGGGAGAGTCCGAGGAGGGGACCGTGCGCTGACTCGGCCCATACTTGTGAGGCAGGGCGCTGAGTCTTTAATGAAGAGATCGTGTCTCCCAGCTGTTTGCAGGGTGGCAGAGTCAAATAGGCACCAGTAAGACCAACGAGTTCTAAAGAATCCAGTAACACccatgcccctctccctggcctggTGGCACTTCCAAGCTGGCTGTGGTGGGGGgaccctgccagccctgcagcttGCCAGGCATGTAGACGGGTAGAAAAGTCCTGCCCTCGTGGGGAAAAACAAGCTGAAGGAAAGAGACTCCTTTAAACATCAACAAAACTGCCAGGCCTCTGTGCCCAGCACCCCAAAGGGGGCACAACCGCACTGTATCTCTCTCTGTGGGGCTCCTTTAATGGCTGTAGCTGCTTCTCTGCCTGGCTGGGTTATTTGTGTCAGGAGCTATCAGTGGCCTGCTGAGAGGAGCGGCTCTGACAAGGCATCTGCCCACCCAAGGGCACGGCAAGATGGCTGAGCACTGGGGAAAGTGGTTGGGAATGCCCCGCACCTCGGCAACTGGGCTGTCACAAAGGGGGAAGGGCCTGATCCATCAGCGAGGGAATGCAGTGCGGCTTTGCTGGCAGACACATGCTTATGGGGTCCGGTGGAGGCAGGTCTCTTGAGTGAAGGGCAGCCTGGCTCCATGCCTTGACCCTCAGTGGCTCTGCACTTGGGGAAGGCACAAAGGGAGGGGGGCTCTAAGCCAGTGTCTCagtctttccagactactgtacccctttcaggagtcacatttgtcttgtgtacctccaagtttcatctcactgaaaaactacttgcttacaaaatgagaaacagaaatacaaaaacGTCCCAGCACAcagttactgaaaaatggctccctttctcatttttaccatataattataaaatcaatctagtggaatataaatattgtacttacatttcagtgtatagtctacagagcagtataaaccagtcattgtctgtatgaaattttaatttgcactgacttcgctggtgctttttctgtagcctgttgtaaaactaggcaaacgtCTAGATAAGTTGATATACTCCCTGGAAGAccgagtacccccaggggtacacgtatccctggttgagaaccattgctctaaGCCACATTTGTGCTCCCTTGCCTGGTCCCTGGAGAGCAACCTTGGGGTGTGTCaaatatcaagggaagggtaaccacctttctgtatacagtgctataaaatccctcctggccagaggcaaagtcctttcacctataaagggttaagaagttcaggtaacctggctggcacctgacccaaaacgactaatgaggggacaagatactttcagatctggagggggggaaaaaaggcttttgtctgtctgtgcgatacctttgccgggaactgatcaaggatgcaagccctccaactcctgtaaagttagaaagtaatctagctagaaaatgcattaggttttctttgttttggcttgtgaagttcgctgtgctggaggaaatgtgtattcctgtttctgtgtctttttgtagcttaatgttttgcctagagggattctctatgttttgaatctgactgcctgcaagattatcttccattctgatcttagaGAGTTTTCTCTTatccttttttgttcttctaataaagtcctgttttttagaatctgattgggttttttgggtcttaaaaatccaaggctggtttgtgctcatcttgtttattctcaagcctcaccaggaaagggggtgtaagggcctggggggatattttagggaaataggaactccaagtggtccttttcctgattgtttgttaaatcacttggtggtggcagtgtttaatcCAAGGTCAacgactttgtgccttggggaagttttaacctcaggtggtagaaataagcttagggggtcttttcatgcaggtccccccacctgtaccctagagttcagagtggggaaggaaccctgacagggtggCTCTAACTCACACTCTGCTCcccctgtggctgctggggagcagagaacagccactacACAATGCATTCTGGCCACACCCCtgtgctgccccacagccaggggctgggcaCACCCCTCATGCCAGGCTGGCTTCGCCAAGGCTCCTGCACTGAGCTGTCTGAGGCGTGAAAGGCCAGCTCAGCCCCTGTTTACGAAAGGCAGCCAGGTGGAGGGTGGCAGATGGTCTGGTTTGTGTCCCTGAGAAGAGCTGAGATCAGTGTCCTGCCTGGCATGGCAACGTGCCCAGAGATTCTGGAAAAGGGATTCAAAAGTCACCAAAATGTGCCTGATCAGTTTGTGCCAACAGGATGGGGCAGCCGCCCACAGCCGGCCGGTGTGTACctttggggaggtgggagaggagggtaCGCGTCACACTGGAGTGCAGGGACGGGGCAGCAGACTGGAAGGAGCAAGATTCACCGTCATGGCTGCTGCCCCCACTGTCTTGTGGGATCCCTCATGACGCTGTTGGGCCTTCGAGATCCTGAAAGGGAACCTGACcggactgggagggagggagggagggcaggcagaGCATAGCTTAGCCAAGGGGCACTGCACtaggcccctccctgcagcctggacacaGGCATTGAATGCAGTGAAATGGTCAGGGCTTAGCTCACACCCCTCCCAACAGCATCTCCCTGTAGCTGGTGTAGGCAGGGAGCCGCTCCAGGTGCTGGCTTTGGGGATCCCATTCCCAGCTGCCATCTCTCCCCACACATCACACAGGGAGCGCAAGTGCCAAGCTAGCCTTTGGGAATTGCAGTGTGTGCTTGTGATTTTCTAGGCGCCTAAAAGGCAGGCATTGCAACCCTCAGCGTCACAGTGCCTAAGTCCCTCCGTAGATCCTAGCATACGTGACTCACTATCCCCAGCAGCAGGGGCTCTGTAGGCTGGAGGAGTGTATTCCTCCCTGCTTACAACTTGAGGGCTTGCCTATACTACACAGCCTTGGATGGTATAGCTATGCCGGCAACTCACGCCAGGGAGCTGCAGCGTGAGCTGACAGAGGGCATTCCTCTGCCGACACAGCTacacccccgccccttccagCATTAGCGACGCTGACAGAGTTTTGCAGAGCTGAGTCTAGGGCGGGGAGTGCAGTGCAGAGCAGGCCTGAGCAATGCCGCTCTGTGGTTTGCTGCTCCGGGCTGAGCAGACTCTCGGTGAAGTCCTTGCTTTTCGGGCACCTCCCCTGGCTTCCTGCACAGCTGCCAACAGCAGAATTAAACAACAACAAGGCTGTTTCAAGACCCCACCCGCTGCACTTCCTGGAGGGTTTCCACACAGAAACATGCTTCCTCTGCACAACACTGGGACGATCCGGGCTGGACACTGCACCTTTAGGTGCCTGGTGAAACAACTTTTCAGCCCCTCTCCCTTGCCAAGTTCGTCCCTGGCCACGCTGGGGGCCGAGCCATGGCGCTGGTGCTCGTTTCCTCACTGTAAGAAGCGTGACTTTTGGCAGTGGCTTCTGACAATGGTCAGACTCCGGCTGCAGGGAGAGCAGAGGCTGCCCATCAGAGCTGCGGCGTCACCAGCCTTTCACTAAGTGTCTCCAGGGGCCGGTTCTCCCAAGGAGCCGGGCGGTGGGATGGGATGGAACCTGGGGAATGGCCGTGCTCCAGCCACAGCCACTAGCTCATCCCTGGGGCTCCTGGACAGGTCCCTGGGCACGGCCAGCCAAGTTTGCTTGGGCGGGGGGGCGCAGAACTGGCGAGAGAGAGACCCGGATCTCCAGAatggctcagcacccacaggttTGGCTTTATCCACAGGGCTCCTTCCGTGCTGAGCCCTTCCGGAGATCCTGGCCCTGAGCTGAGGGGAATCctgtctccccactgcagccctggggaATCCTAtgccctaaacccctcatccttggccccactccagagaccacacctcccagctggagccctcaccccccccacaccccaaccctttgccccagccctgagccccctcccacacaccggacccctctgccccggccctgccacatgaattttgttatgtgcaccgatatGGAGGTGGTGTGCACATAACAATATTCATTCCGCACGTGTGGGAAAAAGCAGAGGGACACACTGgtccccgttccccccccccccactcaactGCAGCCTTGCAACCCcgttttgctcctttctgccccacaCCCTCCACTGTGGCCCCAAGACCAGAAAAGCTCTGTCCCTGCAACACGGCCCAGGGCcgcagcagggagtgagagctcctccagtcccagggccgcAGTGGGGGTCCGGGTGCTGGGGCTTCCGCCACTGCCCCCTGCGCTTTCCGCAGGGGACCAGGGTCGGGGCACTGGAACTTCTCCCACTTCACCTGCTTGGCGTTTTTGCCAGAGAGCGTGTTGGGCAGGGGGCTTGCCCTGCCACCCTTCGGCTTCTGCTggggatgggtgaggggacaAAACAGGGGGGGGGCTTCCTCTATCCCATGgcttctgctggggatgggggccgctgggggcttcccccaccctggTCTGCTActgcaaataattttttccagGGAGTCCCCCAGTTGGCCAGGGCCCCTAGGGCCAGGCCCGGGCCCCAGCAGTCCATTGGCTAATCCACCCTGCTCACAGCCAGGGCTCCCctttttctctgcctcctccaggcTTGGAGGATCCTTCATGCTCAGGCACAGGCCAGGGATCCTGAACCCACCCTTTGAGCAAGGCTCATGTATTGTTTAATACTCATCTGGCAGTAGCCCTAGCAGCTGTGTGCCCATGGTGCCAGGTGCTGGACATGTACACACACCCCAACACGTGGCCCAGGCCCTACACTAACAAAGCAAagcaccttgggcctgatttttaggCGCCTGAAGACACAGAGCAGTGCCCGGTTGTgccaaggtgcttttgaaaatatcacaaggcacctatctgcatctctgGCCATCAAAATACccttgaaaatccagcccttagCCCCGCTCACCCTGCCCTATGGCTGCAGACAGCTGTCCCGACACCGGCAGCGAACCCCCACAAGGGAAGCTGAGGAGGAGGCATGGTGTAGACGAGAGTGGGGCAGAGGTGTCTGGGCCCAGCCTGGCCTCACTGCTCTCCGGCTTGGCATTGCCGCCTGCCTGTGCCATAGCTGGCTtgtccctgcctctgcagcctcccctgcttctcccagagctggggagcaaGTGACCGCTTCCTAATTTAGAGCCCGACACCCAGAGCGGCTTCTTGGTGACACTCAGTgcctctggcagcataaaggggcctgaGAGAGGGGGAGTCAGCCCCTGGAATGGGGCCAGCTGTGATACAGGGGTGTCCCCAGGGCCAATGATACAGTGGTAACCAATCCTTGGTCGCTCACTCTTACAACCCCCCATTCAGTGTGGTCTGGGATGTCCTGCCCAGTCCCCTGAGAAGAATCACCACTGAAACCCCTTTCAACCTTTTATGGCGCACACAGACAATGCTCTGTGCCCATCTTCTCCCGGCCCTTTCTGCTGGCTCCAAAGGGGAACGGCAGCCGTCACAGCCCCTCATGTCTAGGTTGGTCTGTCTCTTGCCCTCTCTCTGACTGCGTCCATACCCTccatcttctccctccctcccaccccctttctatctctatccccatccaccttCTCCCATTCtcgccccctgcccgcacacccaccccctcagctGGTTTCTGTGGTGCACGGGCAGAGAACTCTGTCCCTACGTGTGTCTCCACCTCTGTTCTCGGGAAGGGGCTGACCACCTGGACTTTGTCTCTCCTGGAAATCATTGgcctcaggggctgggcagggcctggctccctgATCCCTCCCCGTGGCAGACCTTCGTCCCCACATCTCCAAGAGCTGTGCCAGgccagggtttggggtgctgcAGAGAGACCTTCTGTTCTGGCCTCTCTTCCCTGGCAGGGGTCAATCCCCTGAGCTCCCAGGGACCTCACACCCTGACTgctgcctcccacacccccagGCAGAGCCATCTGGGC
This is a stretch of genomic DNA from Chelonia mydas isolate rCheMyd1 chromosome 23, rCheMyd1.pri.v2, whole genome shotgun sequence. It encodes these proteins:
- the LOC102946150 gene encoding uncharacterized protein LOC102946150, with product MAYVEKLVQETDAGRCVGIQIINNTRDMTLENPRTYCFSGSAMIDPVPQIPPGSSESFLFKKTSYTARGSVGVLSYESAAFTLAIMFSNPFDRFLYSIEFAIELFAGRTHFHNMERLYHYMYGHNPPYKCESFQKTMLTDDQDGQLEVTNQEIQVKATMSNKKKSIIKVQIEQGDRCPSDAAHSASLESTQN